From one Desulfurococcus sp. genomic stretch:
- a CDS encoding ArsR family transcriptional regulator has protein sequence MKYTPGYWRITPLFRVMLEILASKPEGIYESSLEELLRKEYGLTLSKPELYHTLMKLELSGLIQVESVGRELFIKLSPRFYEYVR, from the coding sequence GTGAAGTATACACCAGGGTACTGGAGGATCACCCCGCTCTTCAGAGTAATGCTAGAGATCCTGGCTTCAAAACCCGAGGGAATATATGAGAGCAGCCTTGAAGAACTGTTGAGGAAGGAGTATGGTTTAACACTGAGCAAGCCTGAGTTATATCACACCCTAATGAAGCTAGAGCTCTCCGGGCTCATACAGGTTGAATCAGTAGGCAGAGAGCTCTTCATAAAGCTCTCTCCTAGATTCTACGAGTATGTAAGGTAG